A genomic window from Candidatus Deferrimicrobium borealis includes:
- a CDS encoding transporter substrate-binding domain-containing protein has protein sequence MGGAKSGAWDVALIGINAERAAAMDFSAPYMEVETGYLVRAGVSIATASDVDKAGIRIGVLEKSGADLYLSRTLKNATLVRIKSIPENYALLDDGKADVIAATKTALFTEAGSRPGSRVLDGRILVEPIGMGVPKGRNAAAALYVEKFVEEAKAAGLVKSAIERAKLRGVVAAP, from the coding sequence ATCGGCGGCGCGAAGTCCGGCGCATGGGACGTCGCGCTGATCGGAATCAATGCCGAGCGCGCGGCGGCGATGGATTTCTCGGCCCCTTACATGGAAGTCGAAACGGGCTACCTTGTCCGCGCCGGCGTCTCTATCGCCACGGCGTCGGACGTCGACAAGGCCGGGATCCGGATCGGAGTACTCGAAAAATCCGGCGCCGACCTCTATCTTTCACGCACGCTGAAGAATGCGACGCTAGTCCGCATCAAAAGCATCCCCGAAAACTACGCCCTGCTGGATGACGGAAAGGCCGACGTGATTGCCGCAACTAAGACAGCACTCTTCACCGAAGCCGGGAGCCGCCCGGGCTCGCGAGTTCTCGACGGTCGGATCCTCGTCGAACCGATCGGGATGGGCGTGCCCAAGGGGCGCAACGCCGCAGCCGCTTTGTACGTCGAAAAGTTCGTCGAAGAGGCGAAGGCAGCGGGGCTCGTCAAGTCCGCAATCGAGCGGGCCAAGTTACGCGGTGTCGTTGCCGCCCCATGA